A single Elaeis guineensis isolate ETL-2024a chromosome 15, EG11, whole genome shotgun sequence DNA region contains:
- the LOC105057943 gene encoding uncharacterized protein: METDPSAPPLPADGEPSASLVKTVSSILLSSQVPSAPPLDQSLASFLPRLSPPFIAPIISAAAAAPSFSSPALLLSFYNLCRRRFPALSSNPAAALPSLLALLRPLLSFRKFADAQSLLLSFIPLDRPRLLHHHLLRPNHPPSKALLDTAVSSYARLRQPHLAEQLFQSMKRRRLRPSLGTANILLDALIRSPSPASVPLAVFHDLVDLGVAPNTTTFNILVHGFCSRAQFVDALALLSTMEGFGCSPDTITYNTILDGYCKKGMLKEARDLLAEMKARGLSPDRSTYNTLIAAYCRLGWLKEATKAIEIMTASNFLPDLWTYNMLVAGLCREGRMDEAFRLKDEMEKLRVLPDIVTYNTLINGCFEWRTGSEASQVLEEMRDKGVKPSLVTHNTMVKGLCKEGKMDEAVDSLRKMEEEGLSPDLITYNTLISAYCRAGNVAKAFDLMDEMVGRGFKMDNFTLNTVIHNLCKEKRFDEACKLLCSPPKRGIVPDEVSYGTVIAAYFKDENPNDAMKLWDEMNERKIMPNVATYNSVIGGLCRLGKIEEAIKKLNELLERGLVPDETTYNTIIHGYCREGELEKAFQFHNKMVENSFKPNVITCNILMNGLCNAGKVEKALKLFESWVSKGKKVDIITYNTLIKGLCKEGKIDAALELFADMEEKGLRPDAHSYNVVLCALTEVGRSEEAQGLLSKMVETGKLPEQFTFPLSEEAFSEAGIDRKPERMHDGKTAEDMKDSSATYSECISDLCNRGQFKEAKLVLEEMMQRGITVKSSTYVTLMDGFIKRQKRMTKGAG; the protein is encoded by the coding sequence TCTACAACCTCTGCCGCCGCCGCTTCCCGGCCCTCTCAAGCAACCCCGCAGCCGCCCTTCCCTCCCTCCTCGCCCTCCTTCGTCCCCTCCTCAGCTTCCGTAAGTTCGCCGACGCccagtccctcctcctctccttcaTCCCCCTCGACCGCCCTCGTCTcctccaccaccacctcctccgcCCCAACCACCCCCCGTCGAAGGCCCTCCTCGACACTGCAGTTTCCTCCTACGCCCGCCTCCGCCAGCCCCACCTCGCCGAGCAGCTCTTCCAGTCCATGAAGCGCCGCCGCCTCCGCCCCTCCCTCGGCACCGCGAATATCCTTCTTGACGCCCTCATCCGCTCCCCCTCACCCGCCTCCGTCCCCCTCGCCGTCTTCCACGACCTTGTCGACCTCGGCGTCGCCCCCAACACCACCACCTTCAACATCCTCGTCCACGGCTTCTGCTCCCGAGCCCAGTTCGTCGACGCCCTCGCCCTCCTCTCCACCATGGAAGGCTTCGGCTGTTCCCCCGACACCATCACCTACAACACCATCCTCGACGGCTACTGCAAGAAGGGCATGCTCAAGGAGGCCCGTGACCTGCTTGCTGAAATGAAGGCGAGGGGACTGTCCCCCGACCGCTCCACCTACAACACCCTCATCGCAGCCTACTGCCGCCTCGGCTGGCTGAAGGAGGCAACCAAGGCGATCGAGATCATGACGGCGTCCAACTTCCTTCCCGACCTCTGGACCTACAACATGCTTGTTGCTGGGCTCTGCCGGGAGGGCCGGATGGACGAGGCATTCCGGTTGAAGGACGAGATGGAGAAACTCCGAGTGCTGCCCGATATCGTCACCTATAACACGCTTATCAATGGGTGCTTTGAGTGGCGGACTGGCTCGGAGGCGTCCCAGGTATTGGAAGAGATGCGGGACAAGGGCGTCAAGCCGAGCTTGGTCACACACAATACTATGGTCAAAGGGTTGTGCAAGGAAGGGAAGATGGATGAGGCTGTTGATTCTCTGAGGAAGATGGAGGAGGAGGGCTTGTCGCCAGACCTCATAACCTACAATACTTTGATCAGTGCATACTGTAGAGCAGGGAATGTGGCCAAAGCCTTCGACTTGATGGATGAGATGGTGGGAAGAGGTTTCAAGATGGACAATTTTACTCTCAACACTGTCATTCATAACCTCTGTAAGGAGAAGAGGTTTGATGAAGCATGCAAACTGCTCTGTAGCCCCCCAAAGCGTGGTATTGTGCCTGATGAGGTCAGCTATGGCACAGTCATTGCTGCATACTTCAAGGATGAGAACCCGAATGACGCAATGAAGCTTTGGGATGAGATGAATGAGAGAAAGATAATGCCAAATGTAGCAACCTACAATTCGGTGATTGGTGGTCTCTGCAGGTTGGGCAAGATTGAGGAGGCAATTAAGAAATTGAACGAGCTTTTGGAGAGAGGGCTGGTGCCAGATGAGACTACCTACAATACTATTATTCATGGGTACTGTAGAGAAGGGGAATTGGAGAAGGCATTCCAGTTTCATAATAAGATGGTGGAGAATTCATTCAAACCAAATGTTATTACCTGTAATATTCTTATGAATGGGCTCTGTAATGCTGGTAAGGTAGAAAAGGCTCTAAAACTCTTCGAATCATGGGTGTCGAAAGGGAAGAAGGTCGACATTATCACGTACAACACTCTGATAAAGGGGCTGTGCAAAGAAGGGAAGATTGATGCTGCATTAGAGCTTTTTGCTGACATGGAAGAGAAGGGTTTGCGTCCTGATGCTCATAGCTACAATGTTGTTCTATGTGCACTTACCGAAGTGGGAAGATCAGAAGAAGCACAAGGGCTGCTGTCTAAGATGGTTGAAACTGGGAAATTGCCAGAACAATTCACATTCCCTTTGTCTGAAGAAGCCTTTTCTGAAGCTGGAATAGATAGGAAACCAGAGAGGATGCATGATGGAAAGACAGCTGAAGATATGAAAGACAGTTCAGCAACTTATTCGGAATGCATTAGTGATCTGTGCAACCGTGGCCAATTCAAAGAGGCTAAGCTTGTTTTGGAAGAAATGATGCAGAGAGGTATAACTGTTAAGAGTTCTACATATGTTACTTTGATGGATGGATTTATCAAGAGGCAAAAGAGAATGACAAAAGGAGCAGGATAA
- the LOC105057941 gene encoding adenylyl-sulfate kinase 3 codes for MVSRAIPATLRPTPRVGLSATSDPVGRWRRSIGLVATRPRPLPPILTVSPGKETTETVQMTSVEVSNGSASGKKNLVMSTVGNSTNIVWHKCPVGKLGRQKLLKQKGCVIWITGLSGSGKSTLACALSRELYSRGHLAYVLDGDNVRHGLNRDLSFTEVDREENIRRIGEVAKLFADAGIICIASLISPYRRDRDACRALLPDSTFIEVFMNIPLEVCEARDPKGLYKLARAGKIKGFTGIDDPYEPPLDSEIVIEPKVGECPPPAAMAEQIISYLNDNGFLQE; via the exons ATGGTCTCGCGCGCCATTCCAGCCACCCTCCGGCCGACGCCCAGGGTGGGGCTCTCTGCTACCTCGGACCCCGTCGGCCGGTGGCGGCGGAGCATTGGGCTGGTGGCCACCCGGCCGCGCCCCCTCCCCCCGATCCTCACCGTGTCTCCGGGCAAAGAGACGACCGAGACCGTCCAGATGACCTCCGTCGAAGTCTCCAATGGCTCCGCTTCAG GGAAAAAGAACCTTGTCATGTCAACTGTTGGGAATTCGACAAACATTGTATGGCATAAATGTCCAGTTGGGAAGCTCGGAAGGCAGAAGTTGCTCAAGCAGAAGGGATGTGTCATATGGATCACAGGTCTCAGTGGTTCAG GCAAAAGCACGCTGGCATGTGCGCTGAGTCGAGAGTTGTACAGCAGAGGACACCTGGCATATGTCCTTGATGGTGACAATGTTAGACACGGGCTAAACCGAGATCTTAGTTTCACAGAAGTAGACCGTGAAGAAAATATACGCAGAATTG GGGAAGTAGCAAAGCTCTTTGCAGATGCTGGTATTATATGCATAGCTAGTTTGATATCTCCTTACAGAAGAGATCGTGATGCTTGCCGTGCTCTACTGCCAGATTCTACATTTATTGAG GTATTCATGAATATTCCTCTAGAAGTTTGTGAAGCAAGGGATCCAAAAGGCCTGTACAAACTTGCACGTGCAGGAAAGATCAAAG GTTTTACTGGGATAGATGATCCATATGAGCCACCCTTGGATTCTGAG ATCGTAATAGAACCAAAAGTTGGGGAGTGTCCTCCTCCAGCAGCCATGGCTGAGCAAATAATATCATACCTCAACGACAATGGCTTCCTGCAGGAATAA